A single Brassica rapa cultivar Chiifu-401-42 chromosome A04, CAAS_Brap_v3.01, whole genome shotgun sequence DNA region contains:
- the LOC117125643 gene encoding putative B3 domain-containing protein REM15 isoform X2, which produces MVIKHFFKPLLPGFHSHLTIPVAFLKHIEGTNEHHKAKLRSDASKITWEVKIEDGRRLTNGWKEFALAHDLRIGDILIFRQEKDLAFHVTLLGPSGCEIQYESCSEEKNNIGNIPKKKKVKKNPRKETESTSLDPSCFVAYVSPATLRHDKLNLPRSFVRANGLEKRCGDIVLMNEKCKSWTLALKQELCGNTYIRRGWRSFCTANGLKTGSLYSFKLIKRGRSPVLRLSSTESELEEESSEGDEVESLSTEPESDEGTTTNLENIQRKKNLNGDAESSSLDHACYVANVTPSSLQDDRLTLPKSFVKANGLETRCGEIVLINEKGISWKLNLKPKRSCGTMYITRGWRSFCRVNGLRAGSFFTFKLIQRRGTLVLRLSSQFENKFVTLTLNPSNLTTTLCFDLLLSLESCFQSLLQFLPLHFTKRHGINEKTKMTLLDKNGVKWFTNLRSEKTSDRVRLVGGWQDFFEANCVEIGESIVLKLIWEGDKSCVLKFWSNVSLSSGLR; this is translated from the exons ATGGTGATTAAGCATTTCTTCAAGCCTCTTCTTCCTGGCTTCCACAGCCACTTG ACAATTCCTGTAGCCTTCTTGAAGCATATAGAAGGAACAAATGAGCACCATAAGGCGAAGCTGAGATCAGACGCGTCAAAGATAACCTGGGAAGTGAAAATAGAAGATGGCCGGAGACTCACTAATGGTTGGAAAGAGTTCGCTCTTGCGCACGATCTCCGAATCGGCGACATTCTCATTTTCAGACAAGAGAAAGACCTGGCTTTCCACGTGACACTCTTGGGACCTAGTGGCTGTGAGATTCAATATGAGTCGTGTTCAGAAGAAAAGAACAACATCG ggaatattccaaagaaaaagaaagtgaaGAAGAATCCAAGAAAAGAAACGGAATCTACTTCACTAGATCCCTCTTGTTTTGTGGCTTATGTCTCGCCCGCGACCCTACGTCATGACAAACTG AATCTTCCAAGGAGTTTTGTAAGGGCAAATGGTCTAGAGAAAAGATGTGGAGATATTGTTCTGATGAATGAAAAGTGTAAATCATGGACCCTAGCTTTAAAACAAGAGCTATGTGGAAATACTTACATCAGACGAGGGTGGAGAAGTTTCTGTACTGCTAATGGACTTAAAACTGGAAGTCTCTACTCTTTCAAACTAATCAAAAGAGGGAGATCTCCGGTTCTTCGTTTGTCCTCCACAGAGTCAGAGTTAGAAGAAGAGAGCTCAGAAGGTGATGAGGTAGAGTCTCTTTCAACAGAACCGGAAAGTGATGAAGGGACCACGACCAACTTGG AGAACATtcagaggaagaagaatctAAACGGAGATGCAGAGTCTTCTTCACTAGATCACGCTTGTTATGTGGCTAATGTAACGCCTTCAAGCCTCCAAGATGACAGACTG ACCCTCCCAAAGAGTTTTGTGAAGGCAAATGGTCTAGAGACAAGATGTGGAGAGATCGTTCTGATAAATGAAAAGGGTATTTCATGGAAGTTAAATTTGAAACCAAAGAGATCATGTGGAACTATGTATATCACACGAGGTTGGAGAAGTTTCTGTAGGGTCAATGGACTTAGAGCTGGAAGTTTCTTCACTTTCAAACTTATCCAAAGAAGAGGAACTTTGGTTCTACGTTTGTCTTCACAATTCGAAAACAAATTTGTGACATTAACTCTTAATCCTTCCAATCTCACAA CCACTTTGTGTTTTGACCTTCTGTTGAGTCTTGAATCTTGTTTTCAATCTTTGTTGCAGTTTCTTCCCTTACATTTCACCAAGAGGCATGGCATCAACGAGAAAACTAAAATGACACTGTTGGACAAAAACGGTGTCAAATGGTTTACGAATCTGCGGTCTGAGAAAACAAGTGATAGAGTAAGATTGGTAGGAGGTTGGCAAGACTTCTTTGAAGCTAACTGTGTGGAGATAGGTGAATCGATCGTTTTGAAGCTGATATGGGAAGGAGACAAAAGTTGTGTCCTTAAGTTCTGGTCTAATGTGTCCTTAAGTTCTGGTCTAAGGTGA
- the LOC103864573 gene encoding B3 domain-containing protein REM14-like codes for MRMPNKRFFKPLVPGFHSHLTIPVAFFLKYIEGRNEHKNTARLRSDASKITWEVKIEDGQKLTDGWKEFAIAHDLHIGDILIFRQEKDMAFHVTLLGPSGCEFQYESCSEEENNLGRNIPKKMNSKREAESSSLDPSCFLATIWPSSLRYDTLNLPRSFVRSNGLETRCGGEIVLMNEKGKSWTSALKQKLSGSTYIRRGWRRFCSANVLKTGGVYTFKLIHSGRTPVLRLFFTESEPESEERNFEKIQRKKAETSSQDPSCFVANITRATLRYDTLGLPMKFSRENGLDTRCGEIVLMNDKGRTWKLTLKRKKSCGTMYITQGWRSFCSANGLRAGSFFTFKLIKRGGTLVLRLSPKEREDEEDCSPKANEVESLSTESESDEESSQNEKQIKKHRSTRKASSSLSQNLFVTLTLKPYDVKKYRLYLPVRFSRSHGINEEAKMTLLDKNGVKWSTDLRSEETSDRIRLVGGWQEFFKANCVKPGESIIVKLIWEGDKSCVLKFCSKVKHETK; via the exons ATGAGGATGCCAAATAAACGTTTCTTCAAGCCTCTTGTTCCTGGCTTCCACAGCCACTTG ACAATTCCTGTAGCCTTCTTCTTGAAGTATATAGAAGGAAGAAATGAGCATAAAAATACAGCTAGGCTGAGATCAGACGCGTCAAAGATAACATGGGAAGTGAAAATAGAAGATGGCCAGAAACTCACTGATGGTTGGAAAGAGTTCGCTATTGCACACGATCTTCATATAGGTGATATTCTCATTTTCAGGCAAGAGAAAGACATGGCTTTCCACGTAACACTCCTGGGACCTAGTGGCTGTGAGTTTCAATATGAGTCGTGTTCAGAAGAAGAGAACAACCTCG ggAGGAATATTCCAAAGAAAATGAATTCAAAAAGAGAAGCTGAGTCTTCTTCACTAGATCCCTCTTGTTTTCTAGCTACTATCTGGCCTTCGTCCCTACGTTATGACACATTG AACCTTCCAAGGAGTTTTGTGAGGTCAAATGGTCTAGAAACAAGATGTGGAGGAGAGATTGTTCTGATGAATGAAAAGGGTAAATCATGGACTTCGGCTTTAAAACAAAAGCTAAGCGGATCTACTTACATCAGACGAGGGTGGAGACGTTTCTGTAGTGCCAATGTGCTTAAAACTGGAGGCGTCTACACTTTCAAACTAATCCATAGTGGGAGAACTCCGGTTCTTCGTTTGTTCTTCACAGAGTCAGAGCCAGAGTCAGAAGAGAGAAACTTTG agaaGATTCAGAGGAAGAAAGCAGAGACTTCTTCACAAGATCCCTCTTGTTTTGTGGCTAATATAACACGTGCAACCCTACGTTATGACACACTG gGTCTTCCAATGAAATTTTCAAGGGAAAATGGTCTAGATACCAGATGTGGAGAGATTGTTCTGATGAATGACAAGGGTAGAACATGGAAGCTAACTCTGAAACGAAAGAAATCATGTGGAACTATGTATATCACACAAGGGTGGAGAAGTTTCTGTAGTGCCAATGGACTTAGAGCTGGAAGTTTCTTCACTTTCAAACTGATCAAAAGAGGAGGAACTCTCGTTCTACGTTTGTCCCCTAAAGAgagagaagacgaagaagattgCTCACCAAAAGCTAATGAAGTGGAGTCTCTTTCCACAGAATCAGAAAGCGATGAAGAGAGCAGCCAAAATGAGAAACAAATCAAGAAACATAGATCGACAAGGAAAGCTTCATCTTCACTATCCCAAAACCTGTTTGTGACCTTAACCCTCAAACCTTACGACGTCAAAAAATATCGACTG TATCTTCCTGTACGCTTCAGCAGGAGCCACGGCATCAATGAGGAAGCTAAAATGACACTGTTGGACAAAAACGGTGTCAAGTGGTCTACGGATCTGCGGTCTGAGGAAACTAGTGATAGAATAAGACTGGTAGGAGGTTGGCAAGAGTTTTTCAAAGCTAACTGTGTGAAGCCAGGTGAATCAATCATTGTGAAGCTGATATGGGAAGGAGACAAAAGTTGTGTTCTCAAGTTCTGCTCTAAGGTGAAGCATGAGACCAAATGA
- the LOC117125643 gene encoding putative B3 domain-containing protein REM15 isoform X1, producing MVIKHFFKPLLPGFHSHLTIPVAFLKHIEGTNEHHKAKLRSDASKITWEVKIEDGRRLTNGWKEFALAHDLRIGDILIFRQEKDLAFHVTLLGPSGCEIQYESCSEEKNNIGNIPKKKKVKKNPRKETESTSLDPSCFVAYVSPATLRHDKLNLPRSFVRANGLEKRCGDIVLMNEKCKSWTLALKQELCGNTYIRRGWRSFCTANGLKTGSLYSFKLIKRGRSPVLRLSSTESELEEESSEGDEVESLSTEPESDEGTTTNLENIQRKKNLNGDAESSSLDHACYVANVTPSSLQDDRLTLPKSFVKANGLETRCGEIVLINEKGISWKLNLKPKRSCGTMYITRGWRSFCRVNGLRAGSFFTFKLIQRRGTLVLRLSSQFENKFVTLTLNPSNLTSYPLFLPLHFTKRHGINEKTKMTLLDKNGVKWFTNLRSEKTSDRVRLVGGWQDFFEANCVEIGESIVLKLIWEGDKSCVLKFWSNVSLSSGLR from the exons ATGGTGATTAAGCATTTCTTCAAGCCTCTTCTTCCTGGCTTCCACAGCCACTTG ACAATTCCTGTAGCCTTCTTGAAGCATATAGAAGGAACAAATGAGCACCATAAGGCGAAGCTGAGATCAGACGCGTCAAAGATAACCTGGGAAGTGAAAATAGAAGATGGCCGGAGACTCACTAATGGTTGGAAAGAGTTCGCTCTTGCGCACGATCTCCGAATCGGCGACATTCTCATTTTCAGACAAGAGAAAGACCTGGCTTTCCACGTGACACTCTTGGGACCTAGTGGCTGTGAGATTCAATATGAGTCGTGTTCAGAAGAAAAGAACAACATCG ggaatattccaaagaaaaagaaagtgaaGAAGAATCCAAGAAAAGAAACGGAATCTACTTCACTAGATCCCTCTTGTTTTGTGGCTTATGTCTCGCCCGCGACCCTACGTCATGACAAACTG AATCTTCCAAGGAGTTTTGTAAGGGCAAATGGTCTAGAGAAAAGATGTGGAGATATTGTTCTGATGAATGAAAAGTGTAAATCATGGACCCTAGCTTTAAAACAAGAGCTATGTGGAAATACTTACATCAGACGAGGGTGGAGAAGTTTCTGTACTGCTAATGGACTTAAAACTGGAAGTCTCTACTCTTTCAAACTAATCAAAAGAGGGAGATCTCCGGTTCTTCGTTTGTCCTCCACAGAGTCAGAGTTAGAAGAAGAGAGCTCAGAAGGTGATGAGGTAGAGTCTCTTTCAACAGAACCGGAAAGTGATGAAGGGACCACGACCAACTTGG AGAACATtcagaggaagaagaatctAAACGGAGATGCAGAGTCTTCTTCACTAGATCACGCTTGTTATGTGGCTAATGTAACGCCTTCAAGCCTCCAAGATGACAGACTG ACCCTCCCAAAGAGTTTTGTGAAGGCAAATGGTCTAGAGACAAGATGTGGAGAGATCGTTCTGATAAATGAAAAGGGTATTTCATGGAAGTTAAATTTGAAACCAAAGAGATCATGTGGAACTATGTATATCACACGAGGTTGGAGAAGTTTCTGTAGGGTCAATGGACTTAGAGCTGGAAGTTTCTTCACTTTCAAACTTATCCAAAGAAGAGGAACTTTGGTTCTACGTTTGTCTTCACAATTCGAAAACAAATTTGTGACATTAACTCTTAATCCTTCCAATCTCACAAGTTATCCACTG TTTCTTCCCTTACATTTCACCAAGAGGCATGGCATCAACGAGAAAACTAAAATGACACTGTTGGACAAAAACGGTGTCAAATGGTTTACGAATCTGCGGTCTGAGAAAACAAGTGATAGAGTAAGATTGGTAGGAGGTTGGCAAGACTTCTTTGAAGCTAACTGTGTGGAGATAGGTGAATCGATCGTTTTGAAGCTGATATGGGAAGGAGACAAAAGTTGTGTCCTTAAGTTCTGGTCTAATGTGTCCTTAAGTTCTGGTCTAAGGTGA
- the LOC103864571 gene encoding B3 domain-containing protein REM12-like has product MNNSEKEVKTEDDSSSSDHPCPLALVTASNVRKPTQCLRQDLCPTESIHDGTQGDNNKKKRRGRPPTSPSQKQFMKLKLANDSLIRGRQYLSVPFMRANGMTKPGMITLVGKDGEKWKVNLKEEASGSALCLGTGWKEFAKANGLKTGEYFTLESAWKNEIPMLSLVNTESASDRKERGESSKAMEKESTDTSSVVQNRVVVTLALETKDVKACTLNLPSEFVTAIGIKEFGTITFLGKNGMKWWGCLLSENGSVAVGIGWRNFCEANGVKLGESFSLVLINEEEDTGPIFKFCPNSGN; this is encoded by the exons ATGAACAATTCGGAAAAAGAAGTTAAAACAGAAGATGATTCTTCTTCATCAGACCATCCTTGTCCTTTGGCTCTTGTCACGGCTTCGAATGTACGCAAACCTACTCAG TGTCTTCGACAAGATTTATGCCCCACAGAATCTATCCATGATGGTACACAAGGTGATAATAACAAGAAGAAGCGTCGGGGACGTCCTCCAACTTCCCCAAGCCAAAAACAGTTTATGAAGTTAAAACTTGCAAATGACAGCCTCATAAGAGGTAGACAG TATCTTTCAGTGCCATTTATGAGAGCAAATGGCATGACCAAACCAGGGATGATAACTCTGGTAGGAAAAGATGGTGAAAAGTGGAAAGTGAATCTAAAAGAGGAGGCATCCGGAAGCGCACTGTGTCTTGGAACGGGGTGGAAAGAGTTTGCTAAAGCAAATGGGTTAAAGACGGGTGAGTACTTCACCTTGGAGTCAGCGTGGAAAAATGAAATTCCTATGCTCAGCTTGGTCAACACAGAGTCTGCAAGTGATAGAAAGGAGAGAGGAGAGTCTTCAAAAGCCATGGAGAAAGAGAGTACTGATACATCTTCAGTCGTCCAAAACCGAGTAGTGGTGACGTTGGCCCTTGAAACTAAAGATGTCAAAGCATGTACATTG AATCTTCCAAGTGAATTCGTGACAGCTATTGGCATCAAGGAGTTTGGAACGATAACCTTTCTTGGTAAGAATGGAATGAAGTGGTGGGGATGTCTTCTGTCAGAAAATGGATCCGTAGCTGTTGGAATTGGTTGGAGAAATTTCTGTGAGGCTAATGGTGTAAAGTTAGGTGAGTCATTCAGCCTGGTGCTCATTAACGAAGAAGAGGACACAGGTCCGATATTCAAGTTCTGTCCCAACTCCggaaactaa